In a single window of the Zea mays cultivar B73 chromosome 5, Zm-B73-REFERENCE-NAM-5.0, whole genome shotgun sequence genome:
- the LOC100277102 gene encoding uncharacterized protein LOC100277102 — MEKAGQQRHVIGGGGKKAPALGLQKQNSWSPDIERDEAWERRRRGMRRGGTALRRARSVTDDDLDELRGCIDLGFGFEPAHAAACACACACAGRNRLLETLPALDLYYAVHGGAAEAPPCSCGAASEASSSEESPLGSPMSILSPGDTPETVKMRLKQWAQVVALSMLSRH, encoded by the exons ATGGAGAAGGCGGGGCAACAACGCCATGTtatcggcggcggcggcaagaAGGCGCCCGCGCTGGGGCTGCAGAAGCAGAACTCGTGGTCGCCGGACATCGAGCGCGACGAGGCGTGGGAGCGCCGGCGCAGGGGCATGCGCCGCGGGGGCACGGCGCTGCGCCGCGCCCGCAGCGTCACGGACGACGACCTCGACGAGCTCCGCGGCTGCATCGACCTGGGCTTCGGCTTCGAGCCGGCGCACGCCGCCGCGTGCGCGTGCGCCTGCGCCTGCGCCGGGAGGAACCGCCTCCTGGAGACGCTGCCCGCGCTCGACCTCTACTACGCCGTCCACGGCGGGGCGGCGGAGGCGCCGCCGTGCTCGTGCGGCGCCGCGTCGGAGgcgtcctcgtccgaggagtcgcCGCTCGGCAGCCCCATGTCCATACTCTCTCCAG GCGACACGCCGGAGACGGTGAAGATGCGGCTGAAGCAGTGGGCGCAGGTGGTTGCGCTGTCCATGCTGAGCCGCCACTGA